The stretch of DNA CCCGCGGTCGGGAGGGGGTctcttgcgcctctcgctgtgtcgcgtctctctccgacCTCTCTGGTTTCATCTTTGCTGCCGGTGCGCTTCAGGGGAAAATCATCTGTTTGGTTGGTCCGCCCGGAGTGGGGAAGACGTCGGTGGGGCAGAGCATCGCGCGGGCGCTCCGTCGCAAGTTCTATCGAATAAGTCTGGGTAAGGAACACTCCCGAATTcgtgcttcttcctttgcgagaaaagcaagacTTCGATCGCGGGTCGCCGTTTCCGCGGCGCGGCTGctcttttcccgcctctctgtgcgtgtTTCAACGCCTTCGTTCTTTCGCGCGTccctcctccgcctccttttcctcgcagGCGGCATGTGCGACGTCGCAGAGCTCCGCGGACACCGCCGGACGTACATCAGTGCACTGCCGGGGAAGGTGATTCAGGCTCTGAAGGAGTGTCAGACGATGAACCCGGTGATTCTTCTTGATGAAATTGACAAACTGGTGAGACCGAGACGCCCGGGCGCTGGTGTACTTGCTGCGGTTTTCCTGGGtggcctcgccgtctctcaaCTGCATGCCCTTgtcctttccctccctttctccctgcttccatctctctctccacctgtctctccatccttctctccatctttctctccatctttctctttttttgtctctcctcggtctcgctgtcttctgtctTATGCCATCTGCTGCGTCCTGGAAGATTTCGGCTCTGGAGGCTCTCAAGACGGTCTCTGGCTtccgaaggagacagcttCGTGCTTAGCATTTAGAACGCGGGCGAcagtctttcttcgccttgtctctcctttgtgGATTCGGTCCGCATCTGCGCGCCCGCTCCCTCGTGTGCCTCTCAGGGTCGCGACTTCCGCGGCGATCCCTCCTCTGCACTTCTGGAGATTCTCGACCCGAGTCAAAACAAATCGTTCCGCGATTATTACCTCGACATCCCCGTGGACCTCTCGAAggttctcttcgtctgcacAGCGAACACTCCGGATGTCATTCCAGGTAGAGCTCGCGGCCGCTGTCCTCTTTGTGCGTGTGCTCCGTgcccgcctttctctgctctcacGGCGCGCGTCGTTCTCAGCCCGTCTCGACCGCTCCGTCGCTGGCCGTTCGGCACCGtccacgcgtctctcgggcGCCTATCACTCcagcttctcgtttttttcttttcggcttcttccgccgtcgcccttTCTCCCACCTTTTCGTTCCAGTTGCTCTGCGGCGTCTCAGGGCCGCTGCTGGACCGCATGGAAGTGATTCGAATCGCGGGGTACATTTTCCAAGAGAAACTGTGCATCGCTCGCAACTACCTCCTCCCGCAAACCAGCCAGTCGACAGGTACGAGCGGATACACCTGAACAGGAACAGCGGATCTGGGAAACGCAGACACCTCCCTCAGAGAGATGCAAAGCATTTTGCCTCGCAGAGGCATCGGGGCGCGCTCCAGGGAGACACCCGGTGCTATTTGCGCGCGAGCCGAGTGCTTGCGCCTCCCCGACATCAGATGCAAAACGGGACAGCACGCGTTAGAGGCAGACACAGCagaggcgcgcatgcatcatGCAGATGACCGCTcaagagacgcgcgggcgAGGGACCGCGCAAGAAGGGGAAACCGTACAACcgaggacggaggcgccTCAGGAAGCCCcggccgctcctctctcctctctgtctggcggcgagaaggtcggtggtctgtctctctgtctcgtgctCCCTTCCCCATCAGgctctccgctttttcctggTTTTGTTTCAGGCTTGTCGGAAGATCAGATCCACATTTCCGCAGACGTGCTGGAGAAACTCGTGCGGGACTacgcgcgcgaggcaggcgttCGAAGTCTGCTCAAACTCATTGAGAAAATCTACCGCAAAGCGGCTCTCGCACTCGTCAGGTAAGGCCGAAAACATCGGCGGTCTCTTACGTTCCAGCGGCTCTTTTTCACGGACACGCTAGTTGGCTTCGAGCGTCGATACGCCGCGGCTTGTCGACCGCGCATCCTGCGTTTCCGTGAActcgagaaacgcgaccTCCAGCTGGACTTTCCTCCAGCCGCAGCCCCTCGCGCCTGCCTACGAACGGTCTCCCACGCGCGAGGCGTCTACCGACATGTGTAAAAGATGTTTCTGTCAATAACGTTTACATAAATTCCATGTCTGTGTCACCTGTGGAGCCGCGGAGTCACGCGAGGCCGGTGCCGTGAAAGTGCTGTCGTCTTTGCACAGGCACTCTCGCCGTGGGGATGCCCCGTGGCGCGGAGATTCCGCGTTGCGTTGCTTTTTCggctcttttcttcggttTCGCCGTCCGTCTCGGCTGCGGTATCTGCGTGCTGCGTATCCGAATCTGTTTTTCCGATCAGGaaggagcaagagaagaTCGAAGTGCATCTGGACAACCTGAGCAAGTTCGTGGGTCAGCCGGCCTTCCAGTCTGACCGCCTGTACGCCGAGACTCCTCCAGGTTCGTGCAGAAGGAACTGGAGTGGAGGCGCAACCGAAACCGagcgggaagagcgagggaaacgcgccTTTCCCGCTTTTCAGGCGTTTCCCTTGCCCTGTCGACTTGTGTTTCGAGACGCTTCTCTCCCAGCACCGTTTGTCTGTCTTCATCTCGACGCTTTCCCACCCTCCCTGAACAAAGTTCCTGGCGCTACGGGGCTCGACTCGCATGGTGGCAGCCAAACCGAGGCGCGTCCGTGGGGTGTACGGCCGTAGGCAGCTTTCACGGACGGGGTCGGAGTTGATTTTTGCTCGCTTGTTGTGTCtttttccgctcttttcGTTCGTCCTCCGGTCCCTTTTCATACCGCATTCGCCACATTGGCAAACTGTTTTTTTGGAGGGCGGGGGTAGGTTTTGAGCCTCCGTAGAAACTTTCAAGTTTGCCCCTACCATTCGGCGGTAGCAGAGTCGATCTGTATTCCAACTCTATACGTGTTTTTTGTAACCAGCCTCGAGGCACAACGTGGCGTTGCGCCTACCCGCGGCAAAGACGGCTGGTATTTTCCCGCGGTTCTTGCTGCTTTTAGGCGTCGTCATGGGCTTGGCATGGACGCAGCTGGGCGGCGCCACGCTGTACGTCGAGGCGATTGGCCGCCGACTCCGCGAGACGTCGCGCtcggcgacggagaaacggaaaggtcGAGAAGAGGACAATCCCAGCCGACGCGAGACGGGCGaccgaggagggcgaaggtACGCGAGAACAGGCCAAACACGCGCGAGGCAGTCGCGCCATCCTTTTCTGGCCGGTGGTTCTCCAAGCcatgcgcgcgcgcgaaacGACGCGTGTGTTTGTTTGAGGCCCAGTGTCGAcgtttcctgttctttcctCCAGAAAACCGCGGAGTCCTGCAGGCGCGGAGGGCCGCCTCAAGGTGACTGGTCAGCTGGGGAACGTGATGAGCGAGTCGAGTGAAATCGCGCTCACCTTTTGCCGCATGTTTGTGCGCTGCATCGAGCCGAGCAATTCGTACTTGGAAACCGCGCAAATTCACCTCCACGTGCCGGAAGGTAGGCGCCCCGAGACACTTtcgcgcgcctgccgcgcgaCTTCGGGCTCTCTCAACCCCCCGCAGGGGCCCCGCAAAAAGCCGGCGAACCTTTTCTCATGCGGGTCTTTGGTCATCcacttctcgccctcgtgtcCTTCGCTTTTCCAAGGGAGGGGGAGACACCGCGCCACTGGCCAGGGAGCCGCGACAGACACGAGCGGGGAACCCAGGATACGGGGAGATGCCAGgccgttcgcgtctcgcgcctctttcgTCCGGATGTCTCTCAGGTGCGACGCCGAAGGACGGACCGAGTGCAGGCATCACGATGGCCACGGCGCTGGTGTCGCTTGCGCTGAACCGCCCCGTGCTCCCTGACGTGGCCATGACGGGTGAGCTGACGCTGACCGGGAAGGTGTTGAAGATTGGCGGAGTCAAAGAAAAGGTCATCGCCGCGCGACGCGAAAACGTGAACACTCTCATCTTCCCGAAGGCGAATGAGCGCGAATTCGACGAACTCCCGGAGGACGTCAGGGTGAGAAGCCACTGCAGACTAAAAACGCCGCTCTTTCTTGGGGTGCTCGGCCCGTTTTCGTACACTCCGCATTTGAGGTCCTCTCGAGGGCTTTGATTCTGCGTTCGCGCGTCCAGGGAAAAAGTTCGCATTTCGCCTGGAAGTGTCTCGCCGCCTGTGCCGCGTCGTCGTTTTCGAGTCGGGGGCCGCCGTGTGTGCGAGGCTACCTGGCGGTTTTCGCGccgcgctgtgtctctgtttgaAGCGTGAGTCCTAGCCAGTCTCTCGAGCCGTTCCGCCTCGTCACTTTCGCCCGCCTTTCCATCGAGGGTCTCTGCTGGAgtctcttttcgctcctctctaGGAAGGACTGAGCGTTCATTTCGCCTCCACGTACGACGACGTTTATCGAGTGGCGTTTGGCGCCGAGCCGCCGCGGCGAGCAGAGAACGACGGAGTTCACGGCGGACTCGCGTGAGACGGTCGGACGCTCCgcagacgcatgcgcagaccgcgagagaagagcgagaagaaggtcggggaggagacgggcgaCGCGGTTGTGGAGAGAGTCAGAAGCGAGTGAAGACGCGGGGAAAATGGGGAGGGAGGGGATGGTGGGAATGCGAcggcaagcgagaagaacggatcAGGccgagcaagaagaagagggaggacgacgctggcgagaaaaagcggggaCCACGGAGTGCTGGcgacaggaggaagacagagagaaggaaacggtcGGGGACCTacagagaaggtgaagaagccTCTGCGAAAAGGCGGAGCGAAAGGAATTAGCGGAAGGTGGAAGACAGGCGCgctgaaagagagaagcatcgagcagaaagaaaaaggggaggaaggacGGAGTAAAAGAATTTAGGGTAGAAGGCGAGCATAACGGCGTCCGCGGAGACGGGAGCCGAGACGGAACCGAAGCGCTCAGAAAACGGACCGCCAACTTAGGGCCACGAGGAGACATTAGGGCAACAGGTTTTCGAGGGACTGGGTgtgaggagaggaagggaaacgagacaagagagaggaagccgggagacagagaagagtgAGTGGTGCCCCGCAACTACTTCAGTCTAACGGCTGTACTTGTTGGTGTTCCTGAAAGACAGATGCTTCATATACAGAAGATACTCACGCATGTAAAGAGAGTCGACGTTTTCTGAACTGGATGTACCTCTCTGCTGATTTATACACCTATTTCTACATGCATTTGTATATGTGAATTCATGGAGTTACTTGTCTGCGTGAATCGCGGTGTCCGTTTAGGGATACAGTTTTTTATGTTCCGACGTGTAAACCCGACCGTgcaaagacacacgcgagcgcatgcacccgcCCCGGACGCACGCAAACCAATGTGTCTCGGTTTCTGGATTCCCAgctgtgtgcatgtatagCGTCAAGATCCGTCCGTCCGCGGTAGCTCCCACGTGCGCCGTGACTCGTTTCTGGTGACTCCCGGGCGTCTGTTCTAAAAGTGCAACAGCAGGCAGAACAAAAAGGCTGGCCAcgtgctgcgtcttccgTTTGCATGTCTCGActtttttccccctctccgtACACCACCATCTGGTTTTTTCCGATGCGCTTTTATGTGAATATCGCGCCACGGGCATCTCTGTGTCCCGTGGGGCCGTCTTCGGGGTCAAAgcaggcgcgccttctctctctcgctgctgccgcgTTCTACGCACGTTgttttcgtcgctctcgcagcctttcctttccgctctccgcttctgAACTCGGTTGGGCCTTTCAGCCCGTTCCAGAAACCGCCGCGGCCGCAGCGAAACATGGACTGGGCGTTCTCTGGGCGGTCTGCGCTGTCTTGTCTCGCCAGAAAAACCCCGAAACTTTCGCGTTTTCACTTTCCGTGGCCCCGCGGACGGCTTCTGCGTCCGCTGTCTGCGCACGCGTCAAGACACGAGTCTGTGTGTGCAATTCTGTGACTCGAGAGCTAGGTAGCGATGTGGCTGAAGCAGGAGTATAAAAAAGTAACACCGACAGAAACGCTGGGTGTGCGTGCGTGGTGAGCTGCGCTGATACTCTGCCATATAGAGCGCGCATCGATGGGcggttcctgtctctctctcgccagcgtcgctgtctcttcaccaatctccgtcgcctgtgttggtctcgcccttctcgctttcttggCCGTTCCTGCCGGCACCTATCTGTAAGCGTCTTGGTTTCGCGAACGCCACATAGATCGAGTGGTTTTTCGGGTTACACGCGTCGGCAcgtgaagacggagaaaacgcgtcgcACCTCCGTTCGCGGAAACACGACACAAAAATCGCGCACACGATCGCGTGTTTCTCCGCACTCTCCGCGTTTCGACGGCCCGCAGATCACCCATCAACCGTCGCCCTCATCCTTCTCCCATCCGCGCCGTAGGGGCGTCCTGGGGGGATATCTCTCGTGTCTCAAGCGTATTTTACATTTCCAACGACAAACGTGCACTGATCTCATCTTCCCATTTCGCTCAGGCAATTCGTGTCAGGTTCGATCGTCTCTGCAGGTCGCTCTAAAAGCGTTGCGTCTCTtcagcgagacagaacgacCGCTGCACGCCGGTTCGGAGcactctccgtttctctgggAGACTCAAAGCCGCGCAGACCCCGGCCGACAGGGGCGTGGGCACgaccgcctctccctctcctctcggagTCGCCGCTTTATCGCTAGCCACGTCCTGCTCTCAGCTTCAGGACCGAAGATGGTGtcctgaaaaaaaaaacgacaCAGGGGGAGATTTGGGTCTGGAGGGCTGCGCCTTCAAGGATCGCTCTGGAAAATCACAGCGTTTCGTCGGTGTCTTTCACGGGGCCGGAACCGTCAACGAAAAGACGAGCACTGCCCCGAGGCGGATCCGCACGCGCGACGCACagaacgagagcgacgcgcgctCGGCTGACCGACACTGCCGCAAAACCGCCGGCAAGGCCTCCCGTGTTTCCTCACTGCAACAGTCGCAGAGATGACAGAGCGTCTCTGATCACACGCGACTTGGTGCGCCTCCCGCAGCACTGCGTCGAggccgtcctcgtcctcttcttcggcgcccGGCTCTCCGCActgcgcgagacgcgcgacgtATTTCTTCTCGAGCCGCGACTGAAGCAGCGCAAGGGCGtgttgctgcatgcgctccgtctgttcctcttccgccgccagagacgccAGGCGCTCCTGCGCTCCCggccgcgagaggagactctCCTCTATCCTCCCtgcgcgcgaggcggaagacgaggcaggatCTTCCTGGGGCGGCCGCAAAGTGTGGGGACTTGAActcgaagagacaggagacggccCAGTGTGTGGATCATGGACGGCAAGGGACGGGCAAGGCCTGtgcaggcgaggccgaggcgcagACACGGAAAGCAAACACAGAGCTCAAAATGCGCGCGAAAGAGCTTTGCCTCTGCTCGTCTGagatctctctcgcggctcgCTTCTCCAAAGCACGAATGAGGAGCGGGACGAGAACGAGCGGGGGGACACCAGGATACAGGGGAcggtggcgagaagaaacgcgcaagATGCGTCaaacggaaacgcgagaagccaCTCTTTAGGAAACTTGTCTGTGAGGCGGAAGCGCATTCGGCGTCTGTGTGGTAGTGTGACAAgtcagaggaaaaggaagaagagtggAGCGTCGATCCCGCTTGGCGGGCACAGAGCCGAAAGGCGCGAGTCCAGGAACAGCTTTTTTGTTGTTAGCCGCTGAGCTGGGTCCTCAGACTCTTTTGAGAGGGAGAACCGTGTCTCTTGCGGTTGCTCCAGCGGATTTTCCCGACTGGCGGTAGCTCGGAAACGATCGGCGATTCAACTCTGTCCTCGGACACACACAGCGCAGGCTATGGCTGCGCGAactgaagaggacgagaagatCACACTCACTTTGGGAGAGCCGGGACGAACGAAGCTTCTGATTGGCGAGCCTTTCTCGCGACGTTGAAGATCTGAGACGTGCGGTACGCTCGCCGAGTCTGCCCAAACGCCGCATTTTCAAGCACGAGCGAAGCTCACAACTGGTTaaacgcggaaagagaggagagaggacagaggcgggagacagcgaggagggaCGAAACACCCGGACCAGGATGGAAAACGCCCGAGAGAAGATAGTGCGGCGAGCCTATGCAAAAGTAACAAAGGGAAGGGTGCGACAGGCCTGCAGGGCGCGCAAGGGAAGGACGAAggacgccggagagagaagttgTGAGACGGGAGCCGAGGGCAAGGGGGGGAAAGCCAAGAGGAAACCTGAGGAAGAGAACTCACTGCAGCCGTTTGATCGTGCGGtccgcgaaggagaggcgcaaaCCAGGCTGCCTCGGAGAGCCTCTCAATGAGCAGCGCGTCcagagacgaacagagaaggtCGACGTTCAATTTGTAGTACctgagaaacagagagaggcgaaagagacgaaatgTGCCACCAAGAGGGGCCGAGTCGTCGACAGGACgcgggaaagcgaggcagagtCGTGCGCCGTCCGGTTTCCACACTGTCTGAAAGCCGCTGTGAGGGGTGAGCGGCAGAAGGCAGGCGGAGcgggcgagaggagaggaagagagaagagggacgcaGAAAACAAACCTACTCTCTCCAGTGGACGCCAAAGTCGTGGGCCTTCTCCACAGGCACTCCTGCCTGCTCGTGTCGGGTCTTTTGCACCGATTGGCGGTCGTGGCCGTTCTCCGGGTAGCATCGAAAGGCTCCAATCTACGGGCGCAAGAGCAGGGCGGTGCGAGCGGGGCGGTGCGAGCGGGGCGAGAACCGAGATAAAATGACAGAGACGTGAAGGATGGCCaaggcgcagcagagagacccGGAACGAACGAAAAGCGACGTGTGACGAGACGAGTCGCAGAAGGATTCCCCTCTGCGTTCCTTACATCTACTTCGCCGGTTGCTAGCGTCCTCGTAGGGTCCACCTGAAGCGCAGACATCCGCAGATATCGACGCAGACAAACGCATGGCAGCACCTTCACAGATCGCAGAAGATACAGAccggaaacgaggaagagagaggcatcgCCGAGATCAAGCGGGACAacccgagagggagagcgagacgcgaaaaaccaCCAAAGGAGCGCGCCTGCAACCCCCAGTTTCggtccttctcctctccccttctaTCGCGTTCCAGCTCTCCGCCCGTCTCCAAAaactgcctcgtcctcttttcctcttctcgctttttcgtctctctgcgtccctCGCCacaggcgcgaggcgcccCTTtggtctctcgctctcgggaAGCGGCTCTcagcctttttctctttttggtCTAGGCGtggctctcttctctcccggcctctcgcgccgtttttttttgccttcagtttcgcgtcctttctcACCACGATCGCGAGGAACGGGTCTTGGCCGCGTTGATGCagtttctgcgtctccacgtCGACGCCACTCAGCCAGCAGCGGTAGCCAGGATGGCTGTGATACCATCCCACGACGCAGAGCCCGAggccttcgtcctcgccgggGTCTGTgcagggagacggggaaaacgcctCTTCGGCGCGCTGGATGAAGTTGACCATGTATTCATTCGCCTCCGCACCTGCGTtcacgcgcgtctccgtcccctcgACTGGCAAGCGGAAAACGGAGTGGACAGCAAAGGCGTAGTCGCAGGCCGCCTGGAAAGAGGCGCCTGGCGAGGCAagggacgaggcagacgcaggcgcgacTGGGTGCACAGAGCCGAGCATGAGGCCCATGACCTCGAGGGGGATTCCCTGTCTCGCGTGCAGAAGCATttgcagcagagagagaggagagaggcgcacagTCGTGAAGCTCGTGGGGAGGAGGTGAGGGAGGCGGGAGTGGAGCTCTTGCTGCTCGCGGTCCGACGGCGAGTGCACCAGGCAGAAGTcctgaggagacagcgccggcgggagagacgcccacgaagacgaagcggcaGAAGCCGAGGTCGCCATCGTTCacgctgagagagaagcgaagtgccgggaggaagacgggaactGACAACAGCGGGGCGGCTCCCCGGACTCGTTTCATGGAGGAACAAGACACGGCGCAGAGCTGCGCGGTTGCCGTTCTTTCCAGAGAATGCAGCGCCGCCACAGGTTTcagccttctcgtcgctgttCGCCTCTCGATCTTCTCTCCATCACCCCAGATGCGCGCCGCCTTTGAAGTCGAatctttcttcgctctccatCGGCCGCTGCATCGGCCGGTGCCGGTGAGACTCCACGGGCGCCACGCTCCTCTCCGTTGCTCCTGTTTTTGCTCTCTCgagtctctctgtgtctcccctATCGCCTGTTTGCTTCgatctctcgcttcgtcctgCGCTccatctttttctcctgtgccGCGCAGGTCTCGGTCTCCTCTATCTGTGCGCgtccctgtcgcctccgccttcgaTTGCCGTGGagccgcctcttcgctcccctTTTACCCTCCCCTCCAATCCTGCCTTtgtcgtcctctttcttccctctacTGTTCCGCTTCTGTGCGTTTTGTGTGTCCGTCTCTGGGTCGCCACTTCGCGAAACGACAGCGCTGACCCCCCCCCTTCGCGGGTGTCTGGACCGCACACCCTATGATGTGCGTCAACCGCAGGGGAAACTCGGcgggaagagcagagaagaaaacccgCGAAAAGGTGTacaaagaggagcgagaaacaaCTCACAAGAAGCGCTTCGGGCCGAAGAGGCGCgatcttctctgcctttccgtattcttttttctgcggtAAAGCGCTCTTGTGTaccgcgcatgcacccgcTGCCATGCTggtcttttttctgcgcgtCTTGTCGGAAAACGTGTAGACGCTGCCGCAGCTGACAAAAAGTGATGAGCGCGCGAGTCGCTGACGGCCGCTGCCGAGAACGGGCTCCTCCTCTGCGTGGCCGACAGGCTCGGGAAGCGCTTTTCTGCCTTACGAAGGCGCGCAAAGGCCTGGAAAGATCGACCCTTTCGCAGTAACTCTCGCGGAAGTCCTTCGACTTGAAAAAATCGCGGAGACACTcacgaaaaacgaagaacaTGGGTCTTCCGCTCGTCCCGCGCGCCTCCGGGGCCCACGCAGTATCACCTTTTTTGCGGCTGGGCGTGACGGGCAAGACAGTCGGCGACTGCGGTCACACCGCAAGCTAGCCAACCCGGGGAAGGGAAGTTTTAAATAGAGAGGTCGGCCCTCtatcgttttttctctcagttTTCCACGGCCCTCCTGGTCTCCCGAattcctttcttttcttgctcgAGCTCGCGGGGAAATCcgccttttgcttctttgAGACCTCGCCGTTCGCTTCCCGTTGCCACGTCAACTGGGTTTCGGGGCTGAACGGTTGGCGGCGCGGAGTCCGGAAGCCCCCaccctttgtctctcgtggCGTCCACTCTCGCTGTCGACGGGGTTTTCTCCTTTCACGGCTTTTTCTTCGTGCTTCGTTTCTCGAGTCCGTTTGCGCGCGCGGCGTTTGTGTCGAGTTCCCTGCGCGCGCGCATCGGCGAGGGATTCTTTGTCCCGCCGGCGCGCCGTGGAGATGCGGGAGGCGGTACAGTGCAGAGATTTGACAAATGTTCCGTGGAAGTCATTTACATGTCTTCCACTTTTCCCAAGGCTTCATCGCTTGTTCATCTCTAACAAACGGCAGGAACGAACCGAAAACAtgggagacacagaggacggACCGTCTCGAGCGGCGGGCTCCCAATGAACCGTATAGAGTCGCTTCGCCTGCTAACGCTCTATAACCTAGCCATTCTCGTTGTCGGAttctcttgcttttctcACGG from Neospora caninum Liverpool complete genome, chromosome XI encodes:
- a CDS encoding Mov34/MPN/PAD-1 family proteasome regulatory subunit, probable, related is translated as MATSASAASSSWASLPPALSPQDFCLVHSPSDREQQELHSRLPHLLPTSFTTVRLSPLSLLQMLLHARQGIPLEVMGLMLGSVHPVAPASASSLASPGASFQAACDYAFAVHSVFRLPVEGTETRVNAGAEANEYMVNFIQRAEEAFSPSPCTDPGEDEGLGLCVVGWYHSHPGYRCWLSGVDVETQKLHQRGQDPFLAIVVDPTRTLATGEVDIGAFRCYPENGHDRQSVQKTRHEQAGVPVEKAHDFGVHWREYYKLNVDLLCSSLDALLIERLSEAAWFAPLLRGPHDQTAATRRAYRTSQIFNVARKARQSEASFVPALPKPCPSLAVHDPHTGPSPVSSSSSPHTLRPPQEDPASSSASRAGRIEESLLSRPGAQERLASLAAEEEQTERMQQHALALLQSRLEKKYVARLAQCGEPGAEEEDEDGLDAVLREAHQVACDQRRSVISATVADTIFGPEAESRTWLAIKRRLREERERRSCPRPCRPGSARL